Proteins encoded within one genomic window of Deinococcus sp. YIM 134068:
- the cmk gene encoding (d)CMP kinase has translation MIVTIDGVAASGKSSVASGVARALGVPYVSSGLLYRAATLLGLEAGLSLDDAPALLALLEQHPPRLEARAAGNRVFLIGDLGQRDLTPDLHSSRVDAGVSAVAVLPEVRAWVNAQLRALPEPFVAEGRDMGTNVFPHADAKFYLTASPRVRAQRRAQERPEEVDAIEAALTERDRRDARQSAPAPDARVIDTGPLTLDGVIGAILSALPARTA, from the coding sequence ATGATCGTGACGATTGACGGCGTGGCCGCCAGCGGCAAGTCCAGCGTGGCGTCGGGGGTGGCGCGGGCGCTGGGCGTGCCCTACGTGAGCAGCGGCCTGCTCTACCGGGCGGCGACCCTGCTGGGGCTGGAGGCGGGCCTCTCCCTGGACGACGCCCCGGCCCTCCTCGCCCTGCTGGAGCAGCACCCGCCCCGGCTGGAGGCGCGGGCGGCGGGCAACCGGGTGTTCCTGATCGGCGACCTCGGGCAACGGGACCTGACCCCCGACCTCCACTCCTCGCGGGTGGACGCGGGCGTGAGCGCCGTCGCCGTGCTGCCGGAGGTCCGCGCTTGGGTGAACGCGCAGCTTCGCGCCCTCCCCGAACCCTTCGTCGCCGAGGGGCGCGACATGGGCACGAACGTCTTTCCGCACGCGGACGCCAAGTTCTACCTGACCGCCAGCCCCCGCGTCCGCGCTCAGCGCCGCGCGCAGGAACGGCCCGAGGAGGTGGACGCCATCGAGGCCGCCCTGACCGAACGCGACCGACGCGACGCCCGGCAGAGCGCCCCCGCGCCAGACGCCCGCGTGATCGACACCGGGCCGCTGACGCTGGACGGGGTGATCGGGGCGATCCTGTCGGCGCTGCCCGCACGGACGGCATAG
- a CDS encoding S8 family serine peptidase, producing the protein MKHSLSKLPLLTVGLVLAACSQTSTPASSNSGVTASGSLPALRGAAEVSGRWFVELEGDPTTLSAQSVRSQQATFRSLAASRGIRFQEVASFTTLFNGFSVKATNADIGRISRLPGVAGVFPVRRIERPRVERSLTASLEPQMFSAVTMTGVDVAQNELGLTGQGVKVAVMDTGIDRDHPAFSGRIVAGYDFVGDAYGTDDNYTPVPDENYDDCGGHGTHVAGIVGGNDATTGFKGAAPGVTFGAYKVFGCEGSTYDDVMIAAMERALADGMNVLNMSIGSAFDWPQAPTSRAASRLVKRGMVVTVSAGNSGTSGQYATGAPSLGENVISTASVDNIKLELSNFTITPDGSRVGYLLATGSKDATSGASLPITKLSTSTPTTTNDGCSVNGVSPYAAGSLTGKAVLIRRGTCTFREKALNAQNAGAGAVILYNNAPGFISPTVAGSANDNVEIEIPVASVLRSDGEKIDGLIASGVTLTFNAETSVFDSPTGNAISDFSSYGMSPDLELKPDLSAPGGNIKSAYPLSVEPTGYAILSGTSMAAPHAAGIAALMLQAEPTIRAEDMRARLMNTASLRWYLNNGTLLEGVPNYVQRQGAGMVDVVEAYNNRVTAMPSKLSLGESETFGARSKVVVLKNRGTTAQVFEASHYPALTVSGTTLAPAPSQEVATMTINGQDADAGAVQVTVPAGGEVELNVVVTPPAGATDKSQYGGYVYLEGANGSHLEIPYSGFKGDYQSIQVLGNARIGITTYDFPALYENATGVIYPEGATLTELPTFTFQEIDGYLDNPVVLAQLSHQSRRLTFELLDASGAVKDTLLVQNYVARNATNAYTSADSDAFNFYEWDGKFSDGSAAPAGTYQLRVRVLKALGNESNPAHTETYTSQQFSVVR; encoded by the coding sequence ATGAAACACTCCCTCAGCAAACTCCCGCTTCTCACCGTGGGTCTGGTGCTCGCCGCCTGCTCCCAGACGAGCACTCCCGCCTCTTCCAACTCCGGCGTCACCGCCAGCGGCAGCCTGCCCGCCCTGCGCGGCGCGGCGGAGGTGTCTGGCCGCTGGTTCGTCGAGCTGGAGGGCGACCCCACCACCCTGAGCGCCCAGAGTGTCCGCAGTCAGCAGGCCACCTTCCGCAGCCTCGCGGCGTCGCGCGGCATCCGCTTTCAGGAGGTCGCCAGCTTCACCACGCTGTTCAACGGCTTCAGCGTGAAGGCGACGAACGCCGACATCGGGCGCATCTCGCGGTTGCCGGGCGTGGCGGGCGTGTTCCCGGTGCGGCGCATCGAGCGGCCACGCGTCGAGCGCAGCCTGACCGCCTCGCTGGAGCCGCAGATGTTCAGCGCCGTCACGATGACGGGCGTGGACGTGGCGCAAAACGAGCTGGGCCTGACGGGTCAGGGCGTCAAGGTGGCCGTGATGGACACGGGCATCGACCGCGACCACCCGGCCTTCAGCGGGCGCATCGTGGCGGGGTACGACTTCGTGGGCGACGCCTACGGCACGGACGACAACTACACCCCCGTGCCCGACGAGAACTACGACGACTGCGGCGGCCACGGCACCCACGTGGCGGGCATCGTGGGCGGCAACGACGCGACCACGGGCTTCAAGGGGGCCGCACCCGGCGTGACCTTCGGGGCCTACAAGGTCTTCGGCTGTGAGGGGTCCACCTACGACGACGTGATGATCGCGGCGATGGAGCGCGCCCTTGCCGACGGCATGAACGTGCTGAACATGAGCATCGGCTCGGCCTTCGACTGGCCGCAGGCCCCGACCTCGCGGGCCGCCAGCCGCCTCGTGAAGCGCGGCATGGTCGTGACCGTCTCGGCGGGCAACAGCGGCACGAGCGGGCAGTACGCGACCGGGGCACCCAGCCTCGGCGAGAACGTCATCTCCACCGCCTCGGTGGACAACATCAAGCTGGAGCTGTCCAACTTCACGATCACCCCCGACGGAAGCAGGGTCGGCTACCTGCTCGCCACCGGCTCGAAGGACGCCACCAGCGGCGCGTCGCTGCCGATCACCAAACTCTCCACGAGCACTCCCACCACCACCAACGACGGCTGCTCGGTGAACGGGGTCAGCCCCTACGCGGCGGGCAGCCTGACGGGCAAGGCCGTGCTGATCCGGCGCGGCACCTGCACCTTCCGCGAGAAGGCGCTCAACGCGCAGAACGCGGGGGCCGGGGCCGTCATCCTGTACAACAACGCGCCCGGCTTCATCAGCCCGACCGTGGCCGGTTCGGCCAACGACAACGTGGAGATCGAGATTCCGGTCGCGTCCGTCCTGCGCTCGGACGGCGAGAAGATCGACGGCCTGATCGCCTCCGGCGTCACGTTGACCTTCAACGCCGAGACGAGCGTCTTCGACAGCCCGACGGGCAACGCCATCAGCGACTTCTCGTCCTACGGCATGTCGCCCGACCTCGAACTCAAGCCCGACCTCTCGGCACCCGGCGGCAACATCAAGAGCGCGTACCCCCTGAGCGTCGAGCCGACCGGCTACGCGATCCTGAGCGGCACCAGCATGGCCGCCCCGCACGCGGCGGGCATCGCCGCCCTGATGCTTCAGGCCGAACCCACCATCCGCGCCGAGGACATGCGCGCCCGCCTGATGAACACCGCGTCGCTGCGCTGGTACCTCAACAACGGAACCCTGCTTGAAGGCGTGCCCAACTACGTGCAGCGTCAGGGCGCGGGCATGGTGGACGTGGTGGAGGCGTACAACAACCGCGTCACGGCCATGCCGAGCAAGCTCAGCCTCGGCGAGAGCGAGACCTTCGGTGCCCGCAGCAAGGTCGTCGTGCTGAAAAACCGGGGCACGACCGCGCAGGTCTTCGAAGCCTCCCACTATCCGGCCCTCACCGTCAGCGGCACCACCCTGGCCCCCGCCCCCAGCCAGGAGGTCGCCACCATGACGATCAACGGGCAGGACGCCGACGCGGGCGCGGTGCAGGTCACGGTTCCGGCGGGCGGTGAGGTCGAGCTGAACGTGGTGGTCACGCCCCCCGCCGGGGCCACCGACAAGTCCCAGTACGGCGGCTACGTCTACCTGGAGGGCGCGAACGGCAGCCACCTGGAGATTCCCTACAGCGGCTTCAAGGGCGACTACCAGAGCATTCAGGTGTTGGGAAATGCCCGCATCGGCATCACGACGTACGACTTCCCGGCCCTCTACGAGAACGCCACCGGCGTGATCTACCCGGAGGGCGCGACCCTCACGGAACTGCCCACTTTCACCTTCCAGGAGATCGACGGCTACCTGGACAACCCGGTGGTGCTCGCCCAGCTCTCGCACCAGTCGCGCCGACTCACCTTCGAGCTGCTGGACGCGAGCGGTGCCGTGAAGGACACCCTCCTCGTGCAGAACTACGTGGCCCGTAACGCCACCAACGCCTACACGAGTGCCGACAGCGACGCCTTCAACTTCTACGAGTGGGACGGCAAGTTCAGCGACGGCAGCGCCGCCCCCGCCGGGACCTACCAGCTTCGCGTAAGGGTCCTCAAGGCGCTGGGCAACGAGAGCAACCCCGCCCACACCGAGACGTACACGAGCCAGCAGTTCAGCGTCGTGCGCTGA
- a CDS encoding PPC domain-containing protein: MQRHRLLSLALLPGLLLAACGVVVPPEVEPNDSVATATPLAIGATVKGTISGTARDYDYYRFDAVAGDQLRLTVKSTGVDAASTLDPHVTVLLPDGVTVFERDDDSGTDQEADLRFNVTQAGTYTAVVTSFDIYDDEEATDDLATNTYQIALTRR; this comes from the coding sequence ATGCAACGACACCGCCTCCTGTCCCTCGCCCTGTTGCCCGGCCTGCTGCTCGCGGCGTGTGGCGTCGTCGTTCCGCCCGAGGTCGAGCCGAACGACAGCGTGGCGACCGCGACTCCCCTGGCTATCGGCGCGACGGTGAAGGGCACCATCTCGGGAACCGCACGCGACTACGACTACTACCGGTTCGACGCGGTGGCGGGCGACCAGCTCCGGCTGACGGTGAAGAGCACGGGCGTGGACGCGGCGAGCACCCTCGATCCCCACGTCACGGTCCTGCTGCCCGACGGCGTGACGGTCTTCGAGCGCGACGACGACAGCGGCACGGATCAGGAGGCCGACCTGCGCTTCAACGTGACGCAGGCCGGAACCTACACGGCGGTCGTGACGAGCTTTGACATCTACGACGACGAGGAAGCCACCGACGACCTCGCCACCAACACGTACCAGATCGCCCTGACACGCCGTTAA